In Desulfonatronum thioautotrophicum, a genomic segment contains:
- a CDS encoding alpha-D-ribose 1-methylphosphonate 5-phosphate C-P-lyase PhnJ produces the protein MSSMDKARCHSDNGYNFAYLDEQTKRMIRRAMLKAVAIPGYQVPFAGREMPMPFGWGTGGIQLTAALLGQDDVLKVIDQGTDDTTNAVSIRKFFQRTAGVRTTERTVDATIIQTRHRIPEVPLREDQILVYQVPLPEPLRWLEPRETESRKMHAQEEYGVMHVKLYEDIARYGRIVTSFDYPVRVANRYVMSPSPIPKFDNPKMDDCPALQIFGAGRERRVYAIPPYTEVRSLDFDDHPFEIQSWSESCGLCGSRNSYLDEIILDDHGKRMFVCSDSDYCLSRRETDASGPAAVAPEAGRETRVVRV, from the coding sequence ATGAGCAGTATGGACAAGGCGAGGTGCCATTCCGACAACGGCTATAATTTTGCCTACCTGGACGAGCAGACCAAACGGATGATCCGTCGGGCAATGCTCAAGGCCGTGGCCATCCCGGGGTACCAGGTCCCTTTTGCCGGCCGGGAGATGCCCATGCCCTTTGGGTGGGGCACGGGAGGCATCCAGTTGACCGCGGCCCTGCTGGGCCAAGACGACGTGCTCAAGGTCATTGATCAGGGAACCGATGATACCACAAATGCGGTCTCCATCCGCAAGTTCTTCCAGCGGACGGCCGGGGTGCGGACCACGGAGCGCACCGTGGATGCCACCATCATCCAGACCCGGCACAGAATTCCGGAAGTCCCACTGCGCGAGGATCAAATCCTCGTCTACCAGGTACCTCTGCCCGAGCCCCTGCGCTGGCTGGAGCCTCGGGAAACGGAATCCCGGAAGATGCATGCTCAGGAGGAATACGGAGTGATGCACGTCAAACTCTATGAGGATATCGCCCGCTACGGCCGGATCGTGACCAGTTTCGACTATCCGGTGCGCGTGGCGAACCGGTACGTAATGAGCCCGTCGCCCATTCCCAAGTTCGACAATCCGAAGATGGACGACTGTCCGGCGCTGCAGATCTTTGGCGCCGGTCGGGAGCGACGGGTCTATGCCATCCCGCCCTACACCGAGGTCAGAAGCCTGGACTTTGATGATCATCCCTTTGAAATTCAAAGCTGGTCGGAAAGCTGCGGCCTGTGCGGATCCCGGAACAGCTATCTGGACGAGATCATTCTCGATGACCACGGCAAGCGGATGTTCGTCTGCTCGGATAGCGATTATTGCCTCTCCCGCCGGGAGACCGATGCATCCGGGCCAGCCGCTGTTGCCCCAGAGGCTGGTCGAGAAACACGGGTGGTGAGGGTATGA
- a CDS encoding alpha-D-ribose 1-methylphosphonate 5-triphosphate diphosphatase: MSMNRFYITRAQLVLDQETLANGAILVEDGFISAVEPLSGNGACEIDLEGRVLMPGMIDLHCDALEKDVEPRPNVYFPLDHACAQADKRNASAGITTVFHSLSFAQAELGVRNNLVAAQVLRAVHEWNRCALVDNLTHARYEVTDTEAPELLLEMMERNELDLLSFMDHTPGQGSYRDVEAYRRFLAKTYKQSEQELDQLLESKLVNAKGALARIRGLAEDARKHNVALASHDDDNPEKIELMHSLGATISEFPVNIDTARAAKTQGLRTLFGAPNILRGCSHSGCMRALDAVLEGVADILCADYAPGALLAAVFKLREQAEMPLHEAVKLVTRNPALAAGLLDRGGVAPNQRADLIAVREVGGQPLVERVWSEGRCVFTASFCHG; the protein is encoded by the coding sequence ATGTCGATGAACCGTTTCTATATCACTCGTGCCCAGCTGGTTCTGGACCAAGAAACCCTTGCCAACGGGGCAATCCTGGTGGAGGACGGATTCATCAGCGCAGTGGAACCCCTTTCGGGCAACGGTGCCTGCGAGATCGACCTTGAAGGCCGGGTGCTGATGCCCGGCATGATTGATCTGCACTGCGATGCGCTGGAGAAAGACGTGGAGCCGCGGCCCAACGTCTACTTTCCACTGGATCACGCCTGCGCTCAGGCTGACAAACGCAATGCCTCGGCCGGAATAACAACGGTCTTTCATTCCCTGTCCTTTGCCCAGGCCGAACTTGGGGTTCGCAACAACCTTGTCGCTGCCCAGGTTCTCCGTGCGGTACATGAATGGAACCGGTGTGCCCTTGTGGATAACCTGACCCATGCCCGTTACGAGGTCACAGACACCGAGGCTCCGGAACTGCTTTTGGAGATGATGGAGCGAAACGAGCTGGATCTCCTGTCGTTCATGGACCATACGCCAGGACAGGGCAGTTACCGGGACGTGGAGGCCTATCGCCGTTTTTTGGCCAAGACCTACAAGCAGTCCGAGCAGGAACTGGACCAGTTATTGGAGTCCAAGCTGGTCAATGCCAAAGGCGCCTTGGCCCGGATTCGCGGCCTGGCCGAGGACGCCCGCAAGCATAATGTGGCCCTGGCCAGTCATGACGACGACAATCCGGAAAAGATTGAGCTCATGCACAGCCTGGGGGCCACAATTTCCGAGTTTCCCGTGAACATCGACACTGCACGGGCAGCCAAGACGCAAGGGCTGCGGACTCTGTTCGGCGCGCCGAATATTCTGCGCGGCTGCTCCCATTCCGGCTGCATGCGGGCCCTGGACGCAGTTTTGGAGGGCGTCGCGGACATCCTTTGCGCGGATTATGCACCAGGGGCACTGCTCGCTGCTGTATTCAAGCTGCGGGAACAGGCTGAAATGCCTCTGCATGAGGCGGTCAAGCTGGTCACCCGAAATCCTGCATTGGCCGCCGGCCTGCTGGATAGGGGGGGAGTGGCCCCGAACCAGCGCGCCGATTTGATCGCCGTACGGGAGGTCGGAGGACAGCCCCTGGTGGAACGGGTCTGGAGCGAGGGACGCTGCGTGTTTACGGCGTCGTTTTGCCATGGCTAG
- the phnH gene encoding phosphonate C-P lyase system protein PhnH codes for MNNLITVGAVSVGFSSPVHDAQATFRVLLEAMARPGKRLSLPIRPDVSHGLPEEAMSVLLTLADFDTPVWLSEYSRNTEIKDFLRFHCGCPVASHPYEARFGLLPAEVQPELLAKFNPGASEYPDRSATIVVVTDSLETGNGAVIQGPGVQGHAIIRVAGSLPRFWEFVAANNAKFPQGVDFIFVGNGDVACLPRSVMLKEVLCT; via the coding sequence ATGAATAACCTGATCACGGTTGGTGCTGTTTCCGTGGGGTTTTCCTCTCCGGTGCACGATGCTCAGGCCACATTTCGGGTCCTCCTTGAGGCCATGGCACGCCCGGGAAAACGGTTGTCACTCCCGATCCGACCTGACGTGTCTCATGGTCTCCCTGAAGAGGCCATGTCGGTTCTGCTGACTCTGGCTGATTTTGATACTCCGGTCTGGCTCAGTGAGTATTCCCGCAACACGGAGATCAAGGATTTCCTGAGATTTCATTGCGGGTGCCCGGTCGCCTCGCACCCTTATGAGGCGAGGTTTGGCCTGTTGCCCGCAGAGGTGCAACCGGAACTGTTGGCAAAATTCAATCCAGGAGCTTCTGAATATCCAGACCGCTCGGCGACGATCGTGGTCGTCACGGACTCCCTGGAAACCGGCAACGGAGCAGTTATTCAGGGGCCTGGGGTACAAGGCCACGCAATAATCCGGGTCGCGGGTTCGCTTCCGAGATTCTGGGAATTCGTCGCCGCGAACAACGCCAAGTTTCCCCAGGGCGTGGATTTCATTTTTGTCGGCAACGGAGACGTGGCGTGTCTGCCCCGATCCGTCATGCTGAAGGAGGTCTTGTGTACGTAG
- the phnG gene encoding phosphonate C-P lyase system protein PhnG, with protein sequence MEIEKRKAWMRTLALSDQDELLRFASEYSGPEYVFLRAPEIGLVMVQGRVNGDGAAFNLGEMTMVRCVVRTETGQVGYGFVAGRSRKHAELAAYFDALLQDEKTGPELERRLIAPLDNRLLRRRMEQDAATQTTAVDFFTLVRGEDGHE encoded by the coding sequence ATGGAAATCGAGAAACGCAAGGCGTGGATGCGTACACTGGCATTGAGCGATCAGGATGAGTTGCTCCGCTTCGCCAGCGAATATTCCGGTCCTGAATACGTTTTTTTGCGGGCTCCGGAGATTGGGCTGGTCATGGTTCAGGGACGTGTCAACGGGGATGGTGCAGCCTTCAATCTGGGGGAGATGACCATGGTCCGTTGTGTGGTGCGAACGGAGACGGGACAGGTGGGATATGGATTTGTGGCCGGCAGATCACGGAAGCATGCGGAACTCGCGGCCTATTTCGACGCCCTGCTCCAGGACGAGAAGACCGGACCGGAATTGGAGAGGAGACTGATTGCCCCCTTGGACAACAGGTTGCTGAGGCGACGGATGGAGCAGGACGCGGCCACACAGACCACCGCGGTGGATTTTTTTACCCTGGTACGCGGTGAGGATGGTCATGAATAA
- the phnN gene encoding phosphonate metabolism protein/1,5-bisphosphokinase (PRPP-forming) PhnN — protein sequence MASGRLIYVVGPSGSGKDTLLDYARQRLDGAGRVAFAHRYITRPADAGGENHIALTDKEFAMRCRAGLFAMNWHSHAMDYGVGIEIDCWLAKGVSAVVNGSRAYLPQARKSHPDLRLIWITAGEDTIRTRLVARGRENTGQIQERLERDARFSGRLMDDAVIIPNEGPVAEAGEQLVAAILREIESYPGSG from the coding sequence ATGGCTAGCGGACGGTTGATCTATGTCGTCGGCCCCTCCGGCTCGGGCAAGGATACCCTGCTTGATTACGCCCGGCAGCGCCTGGACGGTGCCGGCCGGGTCGCCTTTGCGCACAGGTATATCACCCGCCCAGCGGATGCCGGCGGCGAGAATCATATCGCCCTGACGGACAAAGAATTCGCAATGCGTTGTCGTGCCGGACTGTTCGCAATGAACTGGCATTCCCACGCCATGGACTACGGAGTCGGCATTGAAATCGATTGCTGGCTGGCCAAGGGGGTCAGCGCGGTGGTCAATGGCTCAAGAGCCTATCTTCCCCAGGCGCGCAAGAGCCATCCCGACTTGCGGCTGATCTGGATTACCGCCGGTGAGGACACCATCCGAACCAGGCTGGTGGCCCGGGGCCGGGAGAATACAGGGCAGATCCAGGAACGCCTGGAACGCGATGCCCGGTTTTCAGGCCGGTTGATGGATGACGCGGTGATCATTCCCAATGAGGGCCCGGTTGCGGAGGCTGGTGAGCAGCTCGTGGCGGCCATCTTGCGGGAAATTGAATCTTATCCGGGAAGCGGATGA
- a CDS encoding carbon-phosphorus lyase complex subunit PhnI → MYVAVKGGEKAIENAHRLLDTARRGNPDLPEIGVEQIREQLSLAVDRVMSEGSLYDPELAALAVKQAQGDLVEAIFLVRAYRTTLPRLGTSRPVEIRKMCVQRRISSCFKDLPGGQLLGPTFDYTHRLLDFRLLDCAGQAIGQVPVGEWRREPRTGESPLSPRPESVDMPTIAELLRGEGLIEGQQDYNVAPNDITRDPLTFPASRDQRLQSLARADEGFVLALGYSTQRGYGSTHPFAGEIRVGRVEVEIMPEELEFAVCIGEILLTECQMLGKFPGDSQRPAHFSQGYGLVFGNCERKAMSMALVDRALRHDEFGEDVKSPAQDQEFVLSHGDNVEASGFVQHLKLPHYVDFQAELEIVRRLRAAHATKGRDNGEGQS, encoded by the coding sequence GTGTACGTAGCGGTCAAGGGCGGAGAAAAAGCCATTGAAAACGCCCACCGGCTTCTGGATACGGCACGCCGGGGCAATCCGGATCTCCCGGAAATCGGCGTGGAGCAGATTCGCGAACAATTGAGCCTGGCTGTGGATCGCGTCATGAGTGAAGGCTCCCTGTACGATCCGGAGCTTGCCGCCCTGGCGGTCAAGCAGGCCCAGGGCGACCTGGTGGAGGCGATCTTCCTGGTCCGGGCCTATCGGACGACCTTGCCGCGTCTTGGAACCAGCAGGCCGGTGGAAATCAGGAAGATGTGCGTGCAGCGCCGGATTTCCAGCTGCTTCAAGGATCTGCCCGGAGGGCAACTGCTTGGGCCGACCTTCGACTACACGCACCGCTTGCTGGACTTCCGCCTGTTGGATTGCGCGGGGCAGGCGATCGGGCAGGTCCCCGTGGGGGAGTGGCGGCGGGAACCGCGGACCGGGGAATCACCCCTGTCTCCAAGGCCTGAAAGCGTAGACATGCCCACCATTGCCGAACTCCTGCGCGGTGAGGGACTAATTGAGGGGCAACAGGATTACAACGTCGCTCCCAACGATATCACCAGAGACCCGTTGACCTTTCCGGCGAGCCGGGATCAACGTTTGCAGAGCCTGGCCCGGGCAGACGAAGGATTTGTCTTGGCTTTGGGCTACTCGACCCAGCGAGGGTACGGCTCGACACATCCTTTTGCCGGTGAAATCCGTGTGGGACGTGTTGAGGTTGAAATCATGCCCGAGGAGCTGGAGTTTGCGGTCTGCATTGGTGAAATCCTGCTCACTGAGTGCCAGATGCTCGGAAAATTCCCTGGTGACAGCCAACGCCCCGCCCATTTCTCCCAGGGCTATGGGCTGGTCTTCGGCAACTGCGAGCGCAAGGCCATGTCCATGGCCCTGGTGGACCGGGCCCTGCGGCACGACGAGTTCGGCGAGGACGTCAAAAGCCCGGCCCAGGACCAGGAATTCGTGCTCAGCCATGGCGACAACGTGGAAGCCTCGGGGTTTGTGCAGCATCTCAAGCTGCCGCATTACGTGGATTTTCAGGCAGAGCTGGAAATCGTCAGGCGATTGCGGGCCGCCCATGCGACGAAGGGACGGGACAACGGGGAGGGGCAGTCATGA
- the phnL gene encoding phosphonate C-P lyase system protein PhnL, whose protein sequence is MTASRPVPRIRVRVEGLGKSFVLHHQGGVRINVFQDLDLQVAAGECLALVGASGAGKSTLLRSLFGNYKPDTGSIFVLHEKAYIDLASAPPRQIQHVRRGTIAYVSQFLRVIPRVSALNIVTEAAQFNGRSRDLARQTAQAILSRLNIGPHLWSLAPKTFSGGEQQRVNIARGFARECPVLLLDEPTASLDAENRDVVVRMIQEAKATGTAVVGIFHDDQVRAAVADRVFTMPGQADPLNEGTLRKHIH, encoded by the coding sequence ATGACAGCAAGCAGACCAGTACCCCGGATCCGGGTCCGGGTGGAGGGCCTGGGTAAGTCCTTTGTCCTGCACCACCAGGGCGGGGTGCGGATCAACGTGTTTCAGGACCTGGATCTGCAGGTGGCCGCCGGAGAATGCCTGGCCCTGGTCGGAGCCAGCGGCGCCGGCAAGTCCACCCTGTTGCGCTCCCTGTTTGGCAACTACAAACCGGACACGGGCAGTATCTTCGTGCTGCACGAAAAAGCCTATATCGACCTGGCTTCGGCACCCCCGCGGCAAATCCAACACGTCCGTCGCGGAACCATTGCCTATGTCAGCCAGTTTCTCCGGGTCATTCCCCGGGTCAGTGCCCTGAACATCGTCACCGAGGCGGCCCAGTTCAACGGGCGGAGCCGGGACTTGGCCCGTCAAACAGCCCAAGCAATTCTGTCTCGGTTGAATATCGGACCTCACCTGTGGTCTTTGGCACCCAAGACCTTTTCCGGAGGGGAACAGCAACGGGTGAATATCGCCAGGGGCTTTGCCCGTGAATGTCCGGTTTTGCTTCTGGATGAGCCCACGGCCTCCCTGGATGCAGAAAATCGGGACGTGGTGGTCCGGATGATCCAGGAAGCCAAGGCCACGGGAACCGCCGTGGTGGGGATTTTTCACGATGACCAGGTGCGTGCGGCAGTGGCCGACCGGGTGTTTACCATGCCGGGACAAGCAGATCCGCTGAATGAGGGCACATTGCGTAAACATATCCATTGA
- the phnF gene encoding phosphonate metabolism transcriptional regulator PhnF: MSSALEHGTGVPLWRQIHRTLTAEIEQQRYPSASKLPTEHDLAKRFHVNRHTVRRALAELESQGLVTIEQGRGAFVTSRTVRYHLEKRVRFTQNLHKQNIAPQGRLLEASVISAEEDVRGALRLPQEAKVNRLVILRGADKLPLNICTSYFSHDRFPNLISTYKSVTSVTKALHACGLDDFLRQSTRLTARMPTAHEARLLQQPRSKPVMVSEVINTDLHGVPVELGIARWAAERVEFFVQQEIG; this comes from the coding sequence ATGAGCTCAGCACTTGAACACGGTACCGGAGTACCCTTGTGGCGACAGATTCATCGCACCCTCACCGCTGAAATCGAGCAGCAACGCTACCCCTCGGCCAGCAAATTGCCCACGGAGCATGACCTGGCCAAGCGCTTTCATGTCAACCGCCACACCGTTCGCCGGGCTCTTGCCGAACTGGAAAGCCAGGGCCTCGTAACCATTGAGCAGGGCAGAGGGGCTTTTGTCACCAGTCGCACGGTTCGTTATCATCTGGAGAAACGGGTTCGCTTCACCCAGAACCTGCACAAGCAGAACATCGCTCCTCAAGGGCGGCTCCTGGAGGCTTCCGTCATTTCCGCGGAAGAGGATGTGCGTGGCGCTCTCCGGTTGCCGCAAGAGGCCAAGGTGAACAGACTGGTCATCCTGCGTGGTGCGGACAAGCTGCCCCTGAACATCTGCACATCCTATTTTTCCCACGACCGGTTTCCCAACCTCATTTCAACCTACAAGTCCGTCACCTCCGTGACCAAGGCTCTCCATGCTTGCGGTCTTGACGACTTCCTCCGTCAATCCACCCGACTCACCGCCCGGATGCCCACGGCCCACGAAGCCCGCCTTCTCCAACAGCCCCGCAGCAAACCGGTAATGGTCAGTGAAGTGATCAATACCGACCTGCACGGCGTGCCCGTGGAGCTGGGGATCGCCCGCTGGGCCGCTGAACGTGTCGAGTTCTTCGTTCAGCAGGAGATAGGGTAA
- a CDS encoding EamA family transporter — translation MLPEAGMALAGSVLLHVIWNLMVRTQPQEACALWWILLAHILLLGPLGVSALLSEVTWTPAFIALLATSATANMVYFLGLRRAYEHAPVALVYPVVRSSPLFIAVWSSLFLGEAFGVLTWTGIVTSVLGLLVMASSARNCRDSAALPWMLLAMFATSIYSLSDKAATASITSFAGLLGFITFGYTAAWVGISLDLYRKTGRVIPRQCISPVTLLFGGLSVGTAYVLVIHAMRFMPSAEAVAYTNAGIVLASLISIFILRERQHWVLRLLGAMVICLGLLVMRW, via the coding sequence ATGCTTCCTGAAGCGGGAATGGCCCTGGCAGGGTCGGTGCTGCTGCATGTGATCTGGAACCTGATGGTCCGCACCCAACCCCAGGAGGCTTGCGCCCTCTGGTGGATTCTGCTTGCGCACATTCTCCTGCTCGGGCCCTTGGGCGTGTCCGCATTGCTATCGGAGGTCACCTGGACACCTGCCTTCATCGCCCTATTGGCGACGTCGGCCACGGCGAACATGGTCTATTTTCTCGGCCTGCGTCGGGCCTACGAGCATGCTCCGGTGGCCCTGGTCTATCCGGTCGTCCGGAGTTCGCCACTCTTCATCGCTGTCTGGAGTTCACTGTTCCTTGGTGAGGCATTCGGGGTGCTGACCTGGACAGGGATCGTGACCAGCGTGCTCGGATTGCTGGTCATGGCCTCGAGCGCGCGAAACTGTCGGGATAGCGCCGCTCTGCCCTGGATGCTTCTGGCCATGTTCGCCACGAGCATCTATTCCCTGAGTGACAAGGCCGCAACGGCATCAATCACCAGTTTCGCGGGCCTGCTGGGCTTCATCACCTTCGGCTATACCGCGGCCTGGGTGGGCATCAGCTTGGACTTGTACCGGAAAACCGGCCGCGTGATTCCTCGGCAGTGCATCAGCCCGGTCACGTTGCTTTTCGGAGGGCTGAGCGTCGGGACGGCTTACGTGCTCGTTATCCATGCCATGCGCTTCATGCCCTCAGCGGAGGCCGTGGCCTACACCAATGCCGGGATCGTCCTGGCCAGCCTAATTTCCATCTTCATTCTGCGAGAACGGCAACACTGGGTACTGCGCCTGCTCGGGGCAATGGTGATCTGTCTCGGTCTGCTGGTAATGCGCTGGTAA
- a CDS encoding DapH/DapD/GlmU-related protein, producing MQTITGYNLTTPGQLSEKPMISPSAVIRDCRFGAYTEVMDGVEMAESTLEDYSYVCRFSSIISTDIGKFCNIADLVRINPGNHPMERPSQHHFTYRSERYGFTEEPDETFFNWRRRQRVRIGHDVWIGHGAVVMPGVRINDGAVVGSMSVVTRDVPAYAVVAGSPARVLRRRFPADIASALREMRWWDWPHAVLGERLEDFKDIRSFLDKYAG from the coding sequence ATACAAACCATCACTGGTTACAACCTCACAACACCAGGCCAACTCTCTGAAAAACCGATGATTTCACCGTCCGCAGTCATCCGGGACTGCCGGTTCGGCGCCTATACAGAGGTCATGGACGGGGTGGAGATGGCCGAGTCGACGTTGGAGGACTACAGCTATGTCTGCCGCTTCAGTTCAATCATCTCCACGGATATTGGAAAATTTTGCAATATCGCGGACCTTGTTCGCATCAATCCCGGCAACCATCCCATGGAGCGGCCCAGCCAGCACCATTTTACCTATCGCAGCGAGCGATATGGATTCACCGAAGAGCCGGATGAAACCTTTTTCAACTGGCGGCGGCGGCAGCGGGTCCGGATCGGCCATGATGTCTGGATCGGCCACGGCGCGGTGGTCATGCCCGGCGTGCGGATCAATGACGGCGCGGTGGTGGGCAGCATGTCCGTGGTGACCAGGGATGTCCCTGCCTACGCCGTGGTTGCCGGCTCTCCGGCCAGGGTCCTGCGTCGGCGCTTCCCCGCCGACATTGCCTCAGCCCTGCGGGAGATGCGCTGGTGGGACTGGCCGCACGCCGTGCTTGGCGAGCGCCTGGAGGATTTCAAGGATATCCGGAGCTTTCTGGACAAATATGCTGGCTGA
- the phnK gene encoding phosphonate C-P lyase system protein PhnK, whose product MSQFLNREAPCPDVAEESDPGDGMERETAPSGPCSPGMEDNPLLIVEDVGKSFNGTPACRDISFMLWPGEVLAIVGESGSGKTTLLRCLSAGIPADTGRTTYSSPRCGEVEVFTSPEHVLRRLHRTEWGLVHQNPRDGLRLGVSAGANIGERLMSLGQRNYAAIRDEALTWLNKVEIKPDRIDDLPLHFSGGMQQRLQIARNLVTRPRLMFMDEPTGGLDVSVQARLLDLLRSLCSELHLAVILVTHDLGVARLLADRLLVMQCGRVVESGLTDQVLDDPHHPYTQLLVASILEA is encoded by the coding sequence ATGAGTCAGTTCCTCAACAGGGAAGCGCCATGTCCGGACGTGGCGGAAGAATCAGATCCGGGCGATGGGATGGAGCGGGAAACGGCACCAAGCGGTCCGTGCTCTCCGGGCATGGAGGACAATCCGTTGCTGATCGTCGAGGATGTGGGCAAATCCTTTAACGGAACACCGGCCTGCCGGGACATTTCCTTTATGCTCTGGCCAGGGGAAGTCCTGGCCATTGTCGGAGAGTCCGGCTCCGGGAAAACCACTCTGCTGCGTTGCCTGAGTGCGGGCATCCCGGCCGACACAGGGCGTACCACCTATTCTTCGCCCAGATGCGGCGAGGTGGAAGTCTTCACCTCCCCCGAGCATGTCTTGCGGCGCCTGCACCGCACGGAGTGGGGTCTGGTGCATCAGAATCCCCGCGACGGGCTGCGCCTGGGAGTCAGCGCCGGGGCCAACATCGGGGAGCGGCTGATGAGCCTGGGGCAGCGCAACTACGCGGCAATCCGGGACGAGGCCTTGACCTGGTTGAACAAGGTGGAAATCAAACCCGATCGAATTGACGATCTTCCATTGCACTTTTCCGGAGGGATGCAGCAGCGCCTGCAGATCGCCCGCAACCTGGTGACAAGGCCCAGGCTGATGTTCATGGACGAACCCACCGGCGGCCTGGATGTCTCGGTCCAGGCCCGGCTGCTGGATCTGCTACGTTCGCTGTGTTCCGAACTGCATCTGGCCGTGATCCTGGTGACCCACGACCTGGGCGTGGCCCGGCTCCTGGCGGATCGATTGCTGGTGATGCAGTGCGGGCGGGTCGTGGAGAGCGGGTTGACGGATCAGGTGCTGGATGATCCTCATCACCCCTATACGCAACTGCTGGTTGCGTCGATTCTGGAGGCCTGA